A genomic window from Nicotiana sylvestris chromosome 11, ASM39365v2, whole genome shotgun sequence includes:
- the LOC138882385 gene encoding nicotine N-demethylase CYP82E4-like, whose protein sequence is MFFPIEAIVGAVTLITFLLYFLCTKESQKHSKPLPTKIPGGWPVIGHLFHFNNDGDDRPLARKLGDLADKYGPVFTFRLGLPLVLVVSSYEALKDCFSTNDAIFSNRPAFLYGEYLGYNNTMLFLANYGPYWRKNRKLVIQEVLSASRLEKFKQVRFTRIQTSIKNLYTRINGNSSTINLSDWLEELNFGLIVKMIAGKNYESGKGDEQVERFKNAFKDFMILSMEFVLWDAFPIPLFKWVDFQGHIKAMKRTFKDIDSVFQNWLEEHINKREKMEVGAEGNEQDFIDVVLSKLSKEYLDEGYSRDTVIKATVFSLVLDAADTVALHINWGMALLINNQNALKKAQEEIDTKVGKDRWVEESDIKDLVYLQAIVKEVLRLYPPGPLLVPHENVEDCVVSGYHIPKGTRLFANVMKLQRDPKLWPNPDNFDPERFVIDFRGQHYEYIPFGSGRRSCPGMTYALQVEHLTMAHLIQGFNYRTPTNEPLDMKEGAGITIRKVNSVEVLIKPRLAPELY, encoded by the exons ATGTTTTTTCCCATAGAAGCCATTGTAGGAGCAGTAACCCTAATTACATTTCTCTTATACTTCCTATGTACAAAAGAATCTCAAAAACATTCAAAGCCCTTACCAACGAAAATCCCCGGAGGATGGCCGGTAATCGGCCATCTTTTCCACTTCAATAACGACGGCGACGACCGTCCATTAGCTCGAAAACTCGGAGACTTAGCTGATAAATACGGCCCCGTTTTCACTTTTCGGCTAGGTCTTCCCCTTGTGCTAGTTGTAAGCAGTTACGAAGCTTTAAAAGATTGCTTCTCTACAAATGACGCCATTTTCTCCAATCGTCCAGCTTTTCTTTACGGCGAATACCTTGGCTACAATAATACAATGCTTTTTCTAGCAAATTACGGACCTTACTGGCGAAAAAATCGTAAATTAGTCATTCAGGAAGTTCTCTCTGCTAGTCGTCTCGAAAAATTCAAACAAGTGAGATTCACCAGAATTCAAACGAGCATTAAGAATTTATACACTCGAATTAATGGAAATTCGAGTACGATAAATCTAAGTGATTGGTTAGAAGAATTGAATTTTGGTCTGATCGTGAAAATGATCGCGGGGAAAAATTATGAATCCGGTAAAGGAGATGAACAAGTGGAAAGATTTAAGAATGCGTTTAAGGATTTTATGATTTTATCAATGGAATTTGTATTATGGGATGCATTTCCAATTCCATTATTTAAATGGGTGGATTTTCAAGGTCATATTAAGGCAATGAAAAGGACATTTAAGGATATAGATTCTGTTTTTCAGAACTGGTTAGAGGAACATattaataaaagagaaaaaatggaGGTTGGTGCAGAAGGGAATGAACAAGATTTCATTGATGTGGTGCTTTCAAAATTGAGTAAAGAATATCTTGATGAAGGTTACTCTCGTGATACTGTCATTAAAGCGACAGTTTTT AGTTTGGTCTTGGATGCTGCGGACACAGTTGCTCTTCACATAAATTGGGGTATGGCATTACTGATCAACAATCAAAATGCCTTGAAAAAAGCACAAGAAGAGATAGACACAAAAGTTGGCAAGGATAGATGGGTAGAAGAGAGTGATATTAAGGATTTGGTGTACCTCCAAGCTATTGTCAAAGAAGTGTTACGATTGTATCCACCAGGACCTTTGTTAGTACCACATGAAAATGTAGAGGATTGTGTTGTTAGTGGATATCACATTCCTAAAGGGACTAGACTATTTGCGAATGTCATGAAACTGCAACGCGATCCTAAACTCTGGCCAAATCCTGATAATTTCGATCCAGAGAGATTCGTTATTGACTTCCGTGGTCAGCACTATGAGTATATCCCGTTTGGTTCTGGAAGACGATCTTGTCCGGGGATGACTTATGCATTGCAAGTGGAACATCTAACAATGGCACATTTGATCCAAGGTTTCAATTACAGGACTCCAACTAACGAGCCCTTGGATATGAAGGAAGGTGCAGGCATAACTATACGTAAGGTAAATTCTGTGGAAGTGCTAATTAAGCCTCGCCTGGCACCTGAGCTTTATTAA